One window of Ziziphus jujuba cultivar Dongzao chromosome 5, ASM3175591v1 genomic DNA carries:
- the LOC107420345 gene encoding cytochrome P450 CYP82D47 — protein MQVSKDFLIPNLNTSITGICAIVLLMIISYFILHRGFAKGKVAPEAKGAWPIVGHLPLLRGASMPPHITLGDMADKYGPLFTIRLGMHRALVVSNSEMAKECFTINDLQVSGRPKLIASKHFGYNHAMFAFAPYGTYWRDIRKLSTLQLLSNRRLELLKHIRISEVANFLKQLYGYWNDQEKNISGQALVEMKQWFGDLTLNVVLRMVAGKRYSSSIGIAADERESQRVLQNALREFFHLLGMFVPRDLIPFLGFLDLGGYEKAMKKTARVLDDALNKWLQEHKRKREGGTQLVNEEQDFMDVMLSMLRESDHASFDTDTINKSTALNMIAAGSDTTIVTMTWAISLLLNNRQALKKAKDELDSHVGRERVVEESDINNLVYVQAIVKETLRLYPAAPLSTPREFREDCNIGGYHVPKGTRLMTNLWKIQTDPQMWEDPLEFKPERFLTTHKDADYRSQLHFEYLPFGSGRRSCPGASFAMQMLNFSMASFLHAFEISTPSDAPVDMTQSFGLTNLKETPLEILIKPSLPAKLYV, from the exons ATGCAAGTATCAAAGGATTTTCTTATCCCAAACCTAAACACTTCCATAACAGGAATATGTGCTATAGTGCTCCTCATGATCATCTCCTATTTTATATTGCATCGAGGTTTTGCCAAGGGCAAAGTAGCACCTGAAGCCAAAGGAGCATGGCCCATAGTCGGTCACCTTCCTTTGTTACGTGGAGCATCCATGCCTCCACATATAACATTGGGAGACATGGCTGACAAGTATGGCCCTCTCTTTACCATCCGCCTTGGAATGCACCGAGCCTTGGTGGTGAGTAACAGTGAGATGGCTAAGGAATGCTTTACCATCAATGATTTGCAAGTTTCGGGACGACCCAAACTAATCGCCTCGAAGCACTTTGGCTACAACCACGCCATGTTTGCGTTTGCACCTTATGGAACTTATTGGCGCGACATCCGTAAACTATCAACGTTGCAATTGCTCTCCAATCGCCGGCTCGAGCTTCTCAAACACATTCGGATCTCTGAAGTAGCCAACTTCTTGAAACAACTATATGGATATTGGAATGATCAGGAGAAGAATATCTCGGGGCAAGCTTTGGTGGAGATGAAGCAATGGTTTGGGGACTTGACTCTGAACGTCGTTCTTAGAATGGTGGCTGGGAAGCGATACTCTTCTTCTATTGGTATTGCTGCAGATGAGAGAGAATCGCAGCGGGTGTTGCAGAACGCACTCCGGGAATTCTTTCATTTGTTGGGCATGTTCGTTCCAAGAGATCTCATTCCTTTTCTTGGGTTTTTAGATTTGGGAGGATATGAGAAAGCCATGAAGAAAACTGCGAGAGTATTAGATGATGCACTTAATAAATGGCTGCAAGAGcataaaagaaagagagaaggtGGAACTCAACTGGTTAACGAAGAACAAGACTTTATGGACGTGATGCTTTCTATGCTTCGGGAATCAGACCATGCCAGTTTTGATACCGATACTATCAATAAATCCACAGCCTTG AATATGATTGCAGCGGGCAGTGATACCACTATTGTTACGATGACATGGGCTATATCTTTGTTGCTGAACAACCGCCAAGCTCTTAAAAAGGCCAAAGATGAATTAGACTCGCATGTCGGGCGTGAAAGAGTTGTGGAAGAGTCCGATATCAACAATCTGGTGTACGTACAAGCCATTGTTAAAGAGACACTACGTCTGTACCCTGCAGCGCCACTCTCAACCCCGCGTGAATTCAGAGAAGACTGCAACATAGGGGGCTACCATGTCCCAAAGGGTACCAGACTTATGACCAACCTATGGAAGATCCAAACCGACCCGCAAATGTGGGAAGACCCATTGGAGTTCAAACCGGAGAGATTTCTGACCACCCACAAAGATGCTGATTATAGGAGTCAGCTGCATTTTGAGTATCTGCCGTTTGGGAGTGGTAGAAGATCGTGCCCTGGTGCTTCTTTTGCGATGCAAATGCTAAACTTTTCGATGGCTAGTTTTCTGCATGCTTTCGAAATCTCGACTCCCTCAGATGCTCCGGTTGATATGACGCAAAGCTTTGGACTAACAAATCTGAAAGAAACTCCACTTGAGATTCTCATCAAGCCCAGCCTCCCTGCCAAGCTCTATGTCTAA